A single genomic interval of Pontibacter deserti harbors:
- a CDS encoding alpha/beta fold hydrolase — MENLLLLHGALGAASTLAPLKKALAGEYNVYTLDFSGHGGLELPEQGYSIALFAQNVLEYMQEHQLEHVHIFGYSMGGYVALYLAQQHPDRVKSIFTLATKFAWSEETAAKEVKLLNPEKIKEKVPKFATILAERHTPQNWEQVMYKTADMMQQLGKQPSLTPEVLSYIQQPVQVAVGDRDNMVTLEETIQAYRNLPNASLLILPATHHPLETIPVSRLQHEINLFTTSIATSLPA, encoded by the coding sequence GTGGAAAACCTTTTACTGTTACATGGGGCCCTTGGAGCAGCATCTACGCTTGCGCCATTAAAGAAAGCTTTAGCCGGGGAGTACAATGTTTATACATTAGATTTCTCAGGGCATGGCGGACTTGAGCTACCAGAGCAAGGATATAGTATCGCGCTTTTTGCCCAAAATGTGCTGGAGTATATGCAGGAACACCAGTTAGAGCATGTTCATATTTTTGGGTATAGCATGGGTGGCTATGTAGCTTTATACCTGGCGCAGCAGCACCCGGACCGTGTTAAAAGTATATTTACCTTAGCTACCAAATTTGCCTGGTCAGAGGAAACCGCTGCAAAAGAAGTAAAGCTTCTGAACCCGGAAAAGATAAAGGAGAAGGTACCTAAATTTGCAACTATACTTGCTGAACGCCATACACCACAGAACTGGGAACAGGTGATGTATAAAACTGCAGATATGATGCAGCAACTGGGCAAGCAGCCCTCGCTTACACCTGAGGTGCTTTCCTATATACAGCAGCCCGTACAAGTTGCCGTAGGCGACCGGGATAACATGGTAACACTGGAAGAAACAATACAGGCTTACCGCAACCTGCCAAATGCCAGCTTACTTATACTTCCTGCAACTCATCATCCACTCGAAACTATACCTGTCAGCAGACTGCAACACGAAATAAATTTATTTACCACAAGTATAGCTACTTCTTTACCAGCTTAA